Proteins from a single region of Deltaproteobacteria bacterium:
- a CDS encoding four helix bundle protein, translated as MSKENFLPPHGNYAELLSFQKAEVIYDLTFRFAHKVLSRGDRTIDQMIQSARSGKKNILEGSKAALTSKETEIKLTNVARASLEELLDDYKDYLRARDLKIWNKDSKEAQYVRKLGRKTPQTYEDYRVFVETRPPEVIANIAICLIHQTNYLIDQQLRRLEQDFVKEGGLRERMTRVRLAWRKRSNARNESDGLAPKKPGSQGGQP; from the coding sequence ATGAGTAAAGAAAACTTCCTCCCCCCACATGGCAATTACGCCGAACTCCTCTCCTTCCAAAAAGCCGAGGTGATCTACGACCTCACTTTCCGCTTTGCCCACAAGGTTCTCTCCCGGGGCGACCGCACCATTGACCAGATGATCCAATCCGCCCGTTCCGGTAAGAAGAACATCCTGGAAGGCAGCAAAGCCGCGCTCACCTCCAAGGAAACCGAGATCAAGCTCACCAACGTCGCCCGCGCCAGCCTCGAGGAATTGCTGGATGACTATAAAGACTACCTCCGCGCCCGCGACCTGAAAATTTGGAACAAGGACTCCAAGGAAGCCCAATACGTCCGCAAGCTAGGCCGTAAGACGCCGCAGACCTACGAGGACTACCGCGTATTCGTAGAGACCCGTCCTCCCGAAGTGATCGCCAACATCGCCATCTGCCTCATCCACCAGACCAACTACCTGATTGACCAGCAACTGCGCCGACTGGAGCAAGATTTTGTGAAAGAGGGCGGCCTGCGCGAGCGCATGACCCGCGTCCGGCTCGCTTGGCGGAAGAGAAGTAATGCGAGGAATGAGAGTGATGGGCTGGCTCCAAAGAAGCCCGGTTCTCAAGGAGGGCAGCCATGA
- a CDS encoding ATP-dependent metallopeptidase FtsH/Yme1/Tma family protein has protein sequence MNKVSHNLALWLVLGLMFLLLFNLFNRQQVREPEKKFSEFVEAVEKGEVSEVVIQGSTIRGRLRNDERFKTFAPDDPDLVRMLREKKVEISARPQEGDPWYIAILVQWFPMLLLIGVWVFFMRQMQMGGGKAMSFGKSRAKLLTENQHKVTFNDVAGVEEAKEELEEIIAFLKDPKKFTRLGGRIPKGVLLVGAPGTGKTLLARAIAGEAGVPFFSISGSDFVEMFVGVGASRVRDLFGQGKKQAPCIIFIDEIDAVGRHRGAGLGGGHDEREQTLNQLLVEMDGFEANEGVILIAATNRPDVLDPALLRPGRFDRRVVVPRPDVRGREEILRVHCRRVPLDESVDIVTLARSTPGFSGADLENLVNEAALLAARYNKEKVDMKDFELSKDKVLMGAERRSMILSVEEKRNTAYHEAGHALVARLIPGTDPVHKVTIIPRGMALGVTQQVPVDDRHTWSREYILDRLAIMFGGRVAEELVLGHMTTGAGDDIEKATELARRMVCEWGMSERLGPMTFGKKEEQIFLGRDFTQMKDYSEQTAVEIDAEVHRIISEAYDRAKQLLQDHIDVLHKMAAVLLEREVLDALEIEEIIDGFERGNGAAQERPATTEPAWEAASANGSDLSPT, from the coding sequence GTGAATAAGGTTTCGCACAATCTTGCATTATGGCTCGTGCTCGGGCTCATGTTCCTTCTCCTGTTCAATTTATTCAATCGCCAACAGGTTCGAGAGCCCGAAAAAAAGTTCAGCGAATTTGTCGAAGCGGTCGAAAAAGGAGAAGTATCGGAAGTCGTTATTCAAGGCAGCACTATTCGCGGGAGGCTGCGGAATGACGAACGCTTCAAAACCTTTGCACCGGACGATCCCGATCTGGTGCGGATGCTGCGCGAGAAGAAAGTCGAGATTTCTGCGCGGCCGCAAGAAGGCGACCCCTGGTATATCGCGATTCTAGTGCAGTGGTTTCCCATGTTGCTCCTGATTGGCGTCTGGGTGTTCTTCATGCGGCAGATGCAAATGGGCGGCGGGAAGGCGATGTCGTTCGGGAAAAGCCGCGCCAAGCTGTTGACCGAGAATCAGCATAAGGTGACGTTCAACGATGTCGCTGGGGTGGAAGAGGCGAAAGAAGAACTCGAAGAGATCATCGCATTTCTGAAAGATCCCAAAAAATTTACCCGTTTAGGCGGGCGTATTCCGAAAGGTGTCTTATTGGTCGGCGCGCCTGGGACGGGGAAAACCCTGCTCGCGCGAGCCATTGCCGGTGAAGCGGGTGTCCCGTTCTTTTCGATCAGCGGTTCCGACTTCGTCGAGATGTTTGTCGGGGTCGGCGCTTCACGGGTGCGCGACCTCTTCGGGCAAGGCAAGAAACAAGCGCCGTGCATTATCTTTATCGACGAAATCGATGCTGTAGGTCGTCATCGTGGCGCCGGTCTAGGAGGCGGGCACGACGAACGCGAGCAGACGCTTAACCAGTTGCTGGTTGAAATGGACGGGTTCGAGGCGAACGAAGGAGTCATTCTCATCGCTGCGACGAACCGCCCCGACGTCCTCGATCCCGCGTTGTTGCGTCCTGGGCGGTTCGATCGGCGTGTGGTCGTTCCTCGGCCGGATGTGCGCGGACGGGAGGAGATTCTGCGCGTGCATTGTCGGCGGGTGCCACTCGATGAATCTGTCGATATCGTGACGCTCGCGCGTTCTACCCCTGGGTTTTCCGGCGCCGACCTGGAAAACTTAGTCAATGAAGCCGCACTGCTCGCCGCTCGCTACAACAAAGAAAAAGTGGACATGAAGGATTTCGAGCTGTCCAAAGATAAAGTGCTGATGGGAGCGGAACGACGCAGCATGATTCTGAGCGTGGAGGAAAAACGGAACACCGCGTATCACGAAGCCGGCCATGCCTTGGTCGCGCGTCTTATTCCAGGGACCGATCCAGTGCATAAAGTGACCATCATTCCGCGCGGCATGGCGCTCGGTGTGACGCAACAAGTGCCGGTAGATGATCGCCATACGTGGTCGCGCGAATACATCTTGGATCGTCTTGCCATTATGTTTGGGGGCCGCGTGGCGGAGGAACTGGTCCTCGGTCATATGACGACTGGCGCCGGTGACGATATTGAGAAAGCCACGGAGCTGGCTCGTCGCATGGTGTGCGAATGGGGGATGAGCGAGCGTCTCGGACCGATGACGTTCGGAAAGAAAGAAGAACAGATCTTCTTGGGGCGCGACTTCACCCAGATGAAGGACTATTCGGAGCAGACCGCCGTCGAAATCGATGCCGAAGTGCATCGGATCATCAGCGAAGCCTACGACCGTGCCAAGCAGTTGTTGCAAGACCACATCGACGTGCTTCATAAAATGGCTGCCGTGTTGCTCGAGCGAGAAGTGCTGGACGCGCTGGAAATCGAAGAGATCATCGACGGTTTCGAACGTGGCAATGGTGCTGCTCAGGAGCGCCCCGCAACTACCGAACCGGCTTGGGAGGCTGCTTCCGCCAATGGCAGCGACCTCTCCCCGACCTGA
- a CDS encoding TIGR00159 family protein: MADLFTQIRWQDFLDIGIITCGVYWIIHLIRGTRAVQMLVGLVVVSASYLASQILELYTLNWVLEHFLSSVLLVIVVLFQNDIRRALTEVGRGSLFGVRERVLYKQLSEELVKAARFLAQRHIGALLVIEREVGLNEYVEGGVRIDGRVSEELLRSIFAPSSPMHDGAVVIQHGRLAAAGCFLPLTAEPSVRKNLGTRHRAAIGLTEETDAIVIVVSEEEGAISLVREGRIVHNLAAEALLAMLQPLFTHVVAKA; this comes from the coding sequence ATGGCTGACCTGTTTACCCAAATTCGCTGGCAAGATTTTCTCGACATCGGCATCATTACGTGCGGAGTGTACTGGATCATTCATCTGATCCGTGGAACGCGCGCTGTCCAAATGCTGGTTGGACTGGTGGTTGTGTCGGCTTCCTACCTTGCCTCGCAAATTTTAGAACTCTACACGCTCAATTGGGTGCTCGAACATTTTCTGAGTTCCGTGCTGCTTGTCATCGTGGTGCTCTTTCAAAACGATATTCGTCGTGCCTTAACCGAGGTGGGGCGCGGGTCGCTTTTTGGGGTACGCGAAAGAGTGTTGTACAAGCAACTCAGTGAAGAATTGGTCAAGGCGGCCAGATTTTTGGCGCAGCGACACATTGGCGCGCTGCTGGTCATCGAACGTGAAGTTGGCCTGAACGAATATGTCGAAGGCGGCGTGCGCATCGACGGGCGGGTGAGCGAGGAACTACTCCGCAGTATTTTCGCGCCATCTTCCCCGATGCATGACGGGGCGGTCGTGATTCAGCATGGTCGTCTCGCCGCCGCCGGCTGCTTCCTGCCGTTGACGGCTGAGCCGAGCGTGAGAAAAAATCTTGGGACTCGGCACCGTGCCGCCATCGGATTGACCGAGGAGACGGACGCCATCGTCATCGTCGTTTCCGAGGAGGAGGGGGCGATTTCTCTGGTGCGCGAAGGGCGCATCGTTCATAACCTTGCTGCTGAAGCCTTGCTCGCCATGCTTCAGCCGTTGTTTACTCATGTGGTGGCAAAGGCTTAG
- a CDS encoding aspartate kinase: MLIIQKYGGTSVGSVERIKGVAQRVAATKDAGHQVAVVVSAMSGETNRLLGLAKEVTARPDERESDVLVSTGEQVSVALLAMALKDMGYPAFSMLGHQVQIETDSAFGRARIKNINADRLLSALKDGHIVVVAGFQGVDADDNITTLGRGGSDTTAVALAAATQADACEIYTDVDGVYSADPRLCPHAKKLSRISYDEMLELASLGAKVLQIRSVEFAKRYQVPVHVRSSFSPDEGTWLVREEPNMEDVVVSGVTSDRDQVKITVQHVPDRPGLAAKLFGPIAAENIVVDMIIQNASAEGYTDLTFTVPKGDAQKALAKVGAVAPELGAKGMVSDTSVAKVSIVGLGMRSHAGVAARMFDVLAREGINIQMISTSEIKISVVIDAKYTELAVRVLHHAFVTPVE, encoded by the coding sequence ATGTTAATCATCCAGAAATACGGTGGAACCTCGGTTGGGTCCGTCGAACGCATCAAAGGGGTGGCGCAACGAGTCGCTGCTACCAAAGACGCTGGTCATCAAGTGGCGGTGGTGGTGTCGGCGATGAGTGGAGAGACTAACCGCCTCTTAGGGTTGGCGAAGGAAGTGACGGCGCGACCCGATGAACGGGAGAGCGATGTTTTGGTGTCCACCGGCGAACAGGTCTCGGTAGCGTTGCTCGCCATGGCGCTCAAAGATATGGGTTACCCGGCCTTTTCTATGTTGGGCCATCAAGTCCAGATCGAGACCGATAGCGCCTTTGGCCGCGCACGTATCAAAAACATCAATGCCGATCGGCTCTTGTCCGCCCTCAAGGATGGGCATATCGTAGTCGTCGCCGGTTTCCAGGGGGTAGATGCGGATGACAACATCACTACCCTCGGTCGCGGCGGATCGGATACGACCGCCGTTGCCCTTGCGGCGGCGACTCAGGCTGACGCCTGCGAGATCTACACTGACGTGGACGGGGTCTACAGCGCTGACCCGCGCCTCTGTCCGCACGCCAAGAAGCTGAGCCGTATTTCTTACGACGAGATGTTAGAGCTTGCCAGCTTAGGCGCGAAAGTTTTGCAAATCCGATCCGTGGAGTTCGCCAAACGCTACCAGGTCCCGGTGCATGTGCGTTCAAGTTTTTCCCCGGATGAAGGCACGTGGCTTGTACGTGAGGAGCCCAATATGGAGGATGTGGTTGTTTCAGGCGTGACGTCGGATCGCGATCAAGTGAAGATTACTGTCCAGCATGTGCCGGATCGTCCCGGTTTGGCGGCCAAGCTGTTCGGCCCCATCGCGGCGGAAAACATCGTGGTGGACATGATCATCCAGAACGCGAGTGCCGAAGGCTACACGGATCTGACCTTCACCGTGCCCAAAGGCGATGCGCAGAAAGCGCTGGCCAAAGTGGGGGCTGTCGCCCCGGAATTGGGAGCCAAGGGCATGGTCTCGGACACCAGTGTCGCCAAGGTGTCGATTGTCGGCTTAGGCATGCGCAGTCATGCTGGTGTGGCGGCGCGCATGTTCGATGTGCTCGCCCGCGAAGGCATCAACATTCAAATGATTTCGACTTCGGAGATCAAAATTTCGGTCGTCATCGATGCGAAATATACCGAGCTCGCCGTGCGCGTGCTGCACCACGCTTTTGTGACCCCTGTGGAATGA
- a CDS encoding acyl-CoA dehydrogenase, translating into MASANATLTLAEKARRLAPTLRERAEETAKLRRLPDSTWKDLITTGLVRGLQPKRWGGVEADLRDFYEGVVEVARVDGSTGWVLGIAGVHPWQTATFPLQTQEEMWGQDSTVINSSSYAPTGKAVRVPGGYRLNGRWSFSTGCDHCSWVNLGAIVGTVMIEGKEVPDFHSFLLPRTDYRIDDNWHVVGLAGTGSKDIVVEDAFVPEHRSQSHWDYVFDRPLPGWEVNPAPLYRLPFGPVFNTTLAAAVIGTAAGFLDQWIEINRTRKSGLGIHLAQDPSTQQLLAEARYVIDNAMVRLYIDAEALMASVRGGESIPLKRRAELRYHACRSAQLCSRMVDRLFEASSGRAIFFDHPLQRRYQDVKAMMGHTYLNPDQPARLYGAMELGLPVLDAFL; encoded by the coding sequence ATGGCTAGCGCAAACGCCACCCTAACCCTCGCCGAAAAGGCGCGTCGCCTCGCACCGACCCTGCGCGAACGTGCGGAGGAGACCGCCAAGCTGCGACGACTTCCCGACAGCACCTGGAAAGATCTCATCACCACGGGGCTTGTGCGTGGTCTGCAACCGAAACGCTGGGGCGGTGTCGAGGCCGATCTCCGTGACTTCTATGAAGGAGTTGTCGAAGTGGCGCGGGTGGACGGGTCCACAGGCTGGGTGTTGGGCATCGCTGGCGTCCATCCGTGGCAGACCGCGACATTCCCGTTGCAAACTCAAGAAGAAATGTGGGGACAGGACTCGACTGTCATTAACTCCTCGTCGTATGCGCCGACAGGGAAGGCGGTGCGTGTGCCTGGGGGATATCGGCTGAATGGACGTTGGTCTTTTTCGACTGGCTGCGATCATTGTTCCTGGGTGAATCTTGGTGCCATCGTCGGGACGGTGATGATCGAAGGGAAGGAAGTGCCCGATTTTCACTCGTTTCTCCTTCCGCGCACGGACTACCGGATCGACGACAACTGGCATGTCGTTGGCTTGGCGGGGACCGGGAGTAAGGACATCGTTGTCGAGGACGCCTTCGTGCCCGAGCATCGCAGCCAATCGCATTGGGATTACGTATTCGACCGCCCGCTGCCGGGGTGGGAAGTCAACCCGGCACCGCTCTACCGCCTTCCTTTCGGCCCGGTTTTTAATACGACGCTGGCTGCTGCGGTCATCGGTACAGCTGCCGGTTTTCTTGACCAGTGGATCGAGATCAATCGCACTCGTAAATCGGGGCTAGGCATTCATCTGGCCCAAGATCCTTCGACGCAACAGCTTCTGGCCGAGGCCCGCTACGTGATAGATAACGCGATGGTGCGGCTCTACATCGATGCCGAGGCGTTGATGGCCTCGGTGCGGGGTGGCGAGTCCATCCCACTCAAGCGGCGAGCGGAGCTGCGATATCACGCGTGTCGCTCAGCCCAGCTATGCTCACGTATGGTTGATCGACTGTTCGAGGCCTCGAGCGGGCGCGCGATTTTCTTCGACCATCCGCTTCAGCGTCGCTATCAAGACGTGAAAGCCATGATGGGACATACCTATCTCAACCCCGATCAACCGGCGCGTCTTTATGGGGCGATGGAGCTTGGTCTTCCCGTGCTCGATGCCTTTTTGTAG
- a CDS encoding NAD(P)H-hydrate dehydratase, which translates to MYLVTAKEMRELDRLTIEQYGTPGHVLMERAGAGAVAALLQKFPHVREASVLVVAGKGNNGGDGFVMARLLKKARVTCEVVLAARAAEVKGDAFRNLQAFTRIRGKVTEVTEAGQLDLVREKIAGSALIIDALLGTGLNAPVTGLLASLIELINASGLPVVAVDHPSGLDADRGEPFGVAVQADLTATFGYPKHGQIGEPGVQYVGELVVVDIGIAPEAVAQVQPQVELLTREEMGWLVRPRRFSAHKGDFGHLLVLAGARGKSGAALLCGGAALRVGTGLVTLGGPSSLNAVFSSVLIEAMTIPLPELADGSFCLDEPALAQAITGKSAIAFGPGVGVSTDTISLTRWLLGHSEVPLVIDADGLNCVAVDVAMLGNASVPVILTPHPGEMARLLNLTNAEIQANRLEHARVFAAAHRCFLVLKGANTIIAAPDGRTWVNTTGNPGMASGGMGDVLTGIVSGLLAQGLPPEEACCLGVFLHGAVGDLAAEEKGEAGILARDLIERLPNRLRALRQAALASE; encoded by the coding sequence ATGTATCTCGTCACCGCCAAAGAAATGCGCGAGCTGGATCGACTGACGATCGAGCAGTATGGAACGCCAGGGCATGTGTTAATGGAGCGCGCTGGAGCCGGTGCAGTGGCTGCACTACTCCAGAAGTTCCCCCACGTTCGCGAGGCGTCGGTCCTCGTCGTGGCCGGGAAGGGGAACAATGGCGGCGATGGATTCGTCATGGCGCGGTTGTTGAAAAAGGCCCGCGTCACATGCGAGGTCGTGCTGGCCGCGCGCGCAGCCGAAGTCAAAGGTGATGCCTTCCGGAATCTCCAAGCCTTCACACGGATACGAGGAAAAGTCACCGAAGTGACAGAGGCCGGGCAGCTCGACCTCGTGCGCGAAAAAATTGCCGGCAGCGCCCTCATTATCGATGCCTTGCTCGGCACCGGCCTTAATGCCCCAGTCACCGGACTGCTGGCGAGCCTCATCGAACTGATCAATGCCAGCGGTCTTCCCGTGGTGGCTGTCGATCATCCTTCGGGGCTCGACGCGGATCGCGGTGAGCCCTTCGGTGTGGCGGTACAGGCGGATTTGACTGCGACCTTCGGCTATCCGAAGCATGGACAGATTGGGGAGCCTGGGGTGCAGTACGTCGGGGAACTCGTTGTCGTCGACATTGGCATCGCGCCCGAGGCAGTCGCTCAGGTGCAGCCGCAAGTGGAATTGCTAACCCGCGAGGAGATGGGCTGGCTGGTCCGTCCACGCCGCTTCAGCGCTCACAAAGGCGATTTCGGACACCTGCTGGTGCTGGCCGGCGCGCGTGGGAAGAGTGGGGCGGCCTTGCTCTGTGGTGGGGCGGCCTTGCGTGTCGGTACCGGCCTGGTCACCCTCGGCGGTCCAAGCTCGCTGAATGCGGTGTTCTCCTCCGTGCTGATCGAAGCCATGACGATTCCCTTGCCCGAGTTAGCGGACGGAAGCTTCTGTCTGGATGAACCGGCGCTGGCGCAGGCGATAACAGGGAAGAGCGCCATTGCCTTTGGACCGGGCGTTGGCGTCTCCACGGATACCATTAGCTTGACACGCTGGCTGTTAGGCCACAGCGAGGTGCCGCTGGTGATCGATGCCGACGGTCTGAACTGCGTGGCCGTGGATGTTGCGATGCTCGGGAACGCTAGCGTTCCGGTGATCCTCACGCCGCATCCTGGAGAAATGGCGCGCTTGCTCAACCTGACGAACGCGGAAATTCAAGCAAACCGTTTGGAGCATGCCCGCGTATTTGCAGCTGCGCACCGCTGCTTTCTTGTCCTCAAAGGCGCGAACACGATCATTGCCGCGCCGGACGGACGCACATGGGTGAACACCACCGGCAACCCCGGTATGGCCAGTGGCGGCATGGGCGATGTTTTGACTGGAATCGTGAGCGGACTGCTTGCTCAGGGGCTACCGCCGGAAGAGGCTTGCTGCCTCGGGGTGTTCCTCCACGGCGCTGTCGGCGACCTGGCTGCCGAAGAGAAGGGCGAAGCCGGCATACTGGCGCGCGACTTGATCGAGCGGCTGCCAAATAGGTTACGCGCGCTACGACAAGCGGCGTTAGCAAGCGAGTAG
- a CDS encoding phosphoglucosamine mutase gives MTGNGTTRERLFGTDGIRGVANIEPMTSETALRVGRALAYVFRDHPGRHKILIGKDTRLSGYMLETALASGICSMGVDVLLVGPIPTPGIAFLTRNLRADAGVVISASHNPFQDNGIKVFSRDGFKLPDEVEDEIESLVVDGKIDHLRPTAKAIGKAFRVDDAEGRYNVFAKTVFPRHLTLEGIKVVLDCANGAAYKVTPEVLQELGADVIAVGTEPNGENINHDCGALHPHHVQRLVREHGAHFGVALDGDADRAILVDETGEIVDGDAVMAIAAEEMLRNGVLQKKTVVGTVMSNLGLEVALKRMDASLVRTAVGDRYVVEEMLRNGYNFGGEQSGHIVFLDANTTGDGTITCLSLLSIMVQRQRPLSELRRIVQRYPQVLINVRVRERRDLTMVEPVAKTLRRVTAALGERGRLLVRYSGTEPLVRVMVEGEDLDTVKIYSEEVAEVVRIHLGSQD, from the coding sequence ATGACTGGAAATGGAACGACACGAGAACGATTATTCGGCACGGATGGTATTCGTGGGGTGGCGAACATCGAGCCGATGACCTCGGAGACGGCGTTGCGAGTGGGCAGAGCCCTCGCCTATGTCTTTCGCGATCATCCAGGGCGCCACAAGATTCTCATCGGCAAAGATACTCGTCTTTCGGGTTACATGCTGGAAACCGCGCTGGCCTCTGGCATCTGTTCCATGGGGGTCGACGTTCTGCTGGTCGGGCCGATTCCTACCCCTGGTATTGCCTTCCTGACGCGAAATCTGCGCGCCGATGCTGGAGTGGTGATTTCTGCTTCTCACAATCCTTTTCAAGATAACGGCATTAAAGTGTTCTCGCGGGACGGGTTTAAGCTTCCCGACGAAGTAGAAGACGAAATCGAGTCGCTCGTGGTCGATGGAAAAATCGACCATCTCCGTCCCACTGCCAAGGCCATCGGCAAAGCCTTTCGCGTGGACGATGCTGAGGGACGGTATAACGTCTTTGCGAAGACTGTCTTCCCCCGCCATCTCACGCTGGAGGGTATCAAAGTCGTGCTCGACTGCGCCAACGGCGCGGCGTATAAAGTCACGCCCGAGGTGCTGCAGGAGCTGGGGGCTGATGTAATTGCCGTTGGCACCGAGCCGAATGGCGAGAACATTAACCACGACTGCGGCGCGCTCCATCCCCATCATGTGCAGCGACTGGTGCGTGAGCACGGCGCTCATTTTGGCGTCGCGCTCGACGGCGATGCCGACCGTGCCATTCTCGTCGATGAGACTGGGGAGATCGTCGATGGTGACGCTGTCATGGCCATTGCCGCCGAGGAAATGCTCAGAAACGGGGTCCTTCAGAAAAAGACCGTAGTCGGCACCGTCATGAGCAATCTCGGGTTAGAAGTTGCGCTCAAGCGCATGGATGCCAGCTTGGTGCGGACGGCGGTTGGTGACCGCTACGTGGTCGAGGAGATGCTGCGCAACGGCTACAACTTCGGTGGGGAACAATCCGGACATATTGTCTTTCTCGATGCCAACACCACTGGAGACGGCACGATCACGTGCCTGTCGCTGCTGTCGATCATGGTGCAGCGGCAACGACCGCTCTCCGAACTCAGACGCATCGTCCAGCGCTACCCACAAGTGCTCATTAACGTGCGGGTGCGCGAAAGACGCGATCTGACGATGGTTGAGCCGGTAGCGAAGACGTTGCGCCGAGTCACGGCGGCGTTGGGCGAGCGCGGGCGCCTACTGGTGCGGTATTCTGGTACCGAGCCGCTTGTGCGCGTGATGGTGGAGGGCGAAGATCTAGACACCGTGAAAATCTATAGCGAAGAGGTCGCTGAGGTTGTGCGTATTCATCTCGGGAGCCAGGACTAA
- the tsaE gene encoding tRNA (adenosine(37)-N6)-threonylcarbamoyltransferase complex ATPase subunit type 1 TsaE, with protein MTLEIRTVSPEETKTWGTRLGRLLFPSAVVGLDGDLGAGKTCFVKGLATGLGIDEDEVSSPTFTLIAEHARGRMPLYHVDLYRLEGADVEEIGIEEYLFGQGVAAIEWFRFLPAGIVHEYLLVSLVVANAEERVLALTPHGACYERIVKELQTDRWAGQAC; from the coding sequence ATGACGCTTGAAATCCGTACTGTTTCGCCTGAGGAAACCAAGACGTGGGGTACCCGCTTGGGCCGACTCCTATTCCCTAGTGCCGTGGTTGGTCTCGACGGTGACCTTGGTGCCGGCAAGACCTGTTTCGTCAAAGGACTGGCCACTGGGCTTGGCATCGACGAAGATGAAGTCTCCAGTCCTACCTTTACTCTCATTGCCGAACACGCTAGGGGAAGAATGCCTCTCTACCATGTCGATTTGTACCGCCTCGAAGGTGCGGACGTCGAAGAGATCGGGATAGAAGAGTATCTGTTCGGTCAGGGAGTGGCGGCGATCGAGTGGTTCCGCTTCCTCCCGGCTGGCATCGTCCATGAGTATCTGCTGGTGTCGTTGGTCGTTGCGAATGCCGAGGAACGGGTGCTCGCGCTGACGCCGCACGGCGCGTGCTACGAGAGGATTGTGAAGGAACTACAAACAGACAGGTGGGCTGGACAGGCATGTTAA
- the tilS gene encoding tRNA lysidine(34) synthetase TilS: protein MRGLPAKVSAALKRFFPEKTLCHLGVAVSGGPDSVALCGALVALAQRGGLRLTVLHVNHALRPEADREQQLVEELCRTWQLPCQILQLVPPHKRTGIEAWARAERYRFFAQMKEQCALDAVAVAHTRDDQAETVLLRLLRGTSRRGLAGMPSQREGWIIRPLLGCSRHEVMAYLTAGKLPYAMDASNSDVRYTRNRIRHLLLPLLEREFSPQIRRNLVQLAESLRPEEDWLEAQAQAACARVADGPSRLSVARLHEEPQALLLRILRVWLERSRQSGDLGFQHLTSVCALAEGRVRGEVELPGGWVVRREGKSLVFLAKLRKVPTLAYAYPLVPGNSLTIPETGWEVACSLPILWNADVKEAVLRDPWRALVDVNALSGPLAVRSMRPGDRMQPFGMQGHRKVHDIFVDKKVAARQRPGWPLVVCGETILWIPGCGRGELAKVTSETRHVCQLAANPLPEK, encoded by the coding sequence GTGCGAGGATTACCAGCAAAAGTTTCCGCCGCTCTCAAGCGGTTCTTTCCAGAAAAGACACTCTGTCATCTTGGCGTGGCAGTTTCCGGCGGTCCGGATTCGGTCGCGTTGTGCGGCGCTCTGGTCGCCTTGGCGCAGCGTGGAGGACTGAGGCTGACCGTTCTCCATGTGAATCACGCCTTGCGTCCCGAGGCCGATCGAGAGCAGCAGTTGGTCGAAGAGCTGTGTCGGACGTGGCAATTGCCTTGTCAGATTCTCCAGCTCGTGCCGCCACACAAGCGGACTGGTATCGAAGCCTGGGCACGAGCGGAGCGGTATCGCTTTTTTGCCCAGATGAAAGAACAGTGCGCGCTCGATGCCGTGGCCGTGGCCCATACTCGGGATGACCAAGCGGAAACGGTGTTGTTGCGGCTGTTACGCGGGACCAGTCGCCGAGGGTTGGCTGGCATGCCTTCTCAGCGTGAGGGATGGATCATTCGTCCCTTGCTCGGTTGTTCCCGGCACGAGGTGATGGCGTATCTTACTGCTGGCAAATTGCCCTACGCCATGGACGCCAGCAATAGTGATGTGCGCTACACCCGCAATAGAATCCGTCATCTGCTCCTGCCACTTCTGGAGCGCGAGTTTTCTCCGCAGATCCGTCGCAACCTGGTGCAGCTCGCGGAATCGTTACGCCCCGAAGAAGATTGGCTAGAGGCGCAGGCGCAGGCTGCTTGTGCGCGAGTTGCCGATGGCCCGTCTCGTCTGTCTGTCGCGCGCTTACATGAGGAACCGCAGGCCTTGCTTCTGCGGATTCTGCGTGTCTGGTTGGAGAGATCTCGCCAATCTGGCGACCTCGGTTTTCAGCACCTCACCAGTGTGTGCGCCCTCGCCGAAGGACGGGTGCGTGGGGAAGTCGAGCTGCCGGGTGGTTGGGTCGTGCGACGAGAAGGTAAGAGTCTGGTCTTCTTGGCCAAGCTGCGGAAGGTTCCGACGCTCGCTTATGCATATCCATTGGTGCCGGGGAATTCGCTGACGATTCCAGAAACAGGTTGGGAGGTCGCCTGTTCTTTACCTATTCTCTGGAATGCCGACGTGAAGGAGGCCGTTCTGCGCGACCCCTGGCGAGCCTTGGTCGATGTCAATGCTCTGAGCGGTCCCTTGGCCGTGCGCAGTATGCGCCCAGGCGATCGTATGCAGCCGTTCGGAATGCAAGGACACAGAAAGGTGCACGATATTTTCGTCGATAAAAAGGTTGCCGCCAGACAGCGTCCGGGGTGGCCGCTTGTGGTGTGTGGAGAGACAATTCTCTGGATACCAGGTTGCGGGCGAGGAGAATTGGCCAAGGTCACTTCCGAAACGCGCCACGTATGCCAGCTCGCGGCTAACCCATTGCCGGAGAAATGA